In Prunus dulcis chromosome 1, ALMONDv2, whole genome shotgun sequence, the following are encoded in one genomic region:
- the LOC117616543 gene encoding 40S ribosomal protein S7-1-like yields the protein MYTSRNRIHKDKGAEPTEFEESVAQAIFDLDNAGTDLKSELKDLYINSAVQVDVAGNRKAVVIHIPYRLRKAYRKIHVRLVRELEKKFSGKDVILIATRRIVRPPKKGSAVQRPRTRTLTAVHEAMLEDVVLPAEIVGKRTRYRLDGSKIMKVFLDPKERNNTEYKLESFSAVYRKLSGKDVVFEYPITDA from the exons ATGTATACGTCAAGGAACAGGATCCATAAAGACAAGGGTGCTGAACCCACTGAGTTTGAAGAGTCGGTTGCGCAA GCAATCTTTGATTTGGACAATGCAGGCACAGATTTGAAAAGTGAATTGAAGGATCTCTATATTAATTCTGCTGT TCAAGTTGATGTGGCTGGGAACCGGAAGGCTGTTGTTATTCATATACCATATAGACTGAGGAAGGCTTATCGCAAGATCCATGTTAGGCTCGTGAGGGAGCTAGAGAAGAAATTCAGTGGAAAG GATGTGATCCTGATTGCCACACGGAGGATAGTGAGGCCTCCAAAGAAAGGCTCTGCTGTTCAACGACCCCGCACTCGTACCCTAACTGCTGTGCACGAGGCAATGTTGGAGGATGTTGTTTTGCCTGCTGAGATTGTTGGGAAGCGCACCAGATATCGACTTGATGGATCCAAGATAATGAAG GTGTTCTTGGACCCCAAGGAACGAAACAACACCGAATACAAGCTGGAGAGCTTTTCTGCAGTTTACAGGAAGCTTTCAGGAAAAGATGTTGTGTTTGAGTATCCAATAACTGATGCTTAG